The nucleotide sequence TAATGAGAAACAGAATTATAAAGAGAGTGTATTGAGTCATAGAAGGATTGGGTGTACCCTCCATATCTCGTAAATGTGCTTCCGCGCGTTGGAAACCCGGGTTTAGCCTCAAGGCCTGCTGAAAATGTAGACTAGCCTCTTGGTAATGACCGTAAGCCTTCAGAATTTCTCCGAGGGTGAAATGTTGGTGCCAGGAGTTTTCATTTTCTGGTTGCATTGCTAGTGATCTTCGAGTTAGAAATATGGCATCATCTAAAAACTGGAGGTTGAACAAGATTCTTGCGAGGTATAACAATACATCAGGGCTGTTTGGGGAGATTGCCAATGCTTTTCGAAAACATTCTATGGACAGCTGAGTGTTGCCTTTTATTCGCCAGAAGTTTCCGATCTGTGAGTATGTTGATGGTGTTCTTGGGGTCTGAAAAGAGGGAGAAATAAATTTTACTTGGTGTTAATAACAAACTAAAGGCAGTATTGCGTAACTTATAAATTCAACTCAAGATCTTGATTACCGCAGAAAAAGTAggatttcaaaaaagaaaagaaaagcaCCTCCATTGTTAACCTTAGTGGTCATTGAAGTTATTACTTAATTGTTCATGACAATTACCAGGTAGAACCACATAAATGAGTTTGTACAGTACATTTTTTACCTTTCTGTCTGACCATACCTGCTTTTTAAGTTTTTTCAATCTGGACTCGAGTTCGGTCATATCTACATCAGATGAAGCTTTCGCCCCCTTTTTCCGGAACATGATGGCCACCTCCGGTTCAGGAATATGAGGGTGCTCTCCACGTTGGGTAATACCTCTGAGATGGTCGTACTGAGTAAAATTTGCAGGTTTACCACATGTCAGCAGTTTTTTGTTTCCTTTGGTTACTGAATCTTTACCAGTGGTTGcctttttattttgatcattctTTGGACTCTCTTGCTCTGCTGTCAGCATTGATCTGTCATTGctgaaagtaaaataatatcaacaaactttcatacatttatgaacaaatattgaatctttaacaactttaatttttatgatttattagTGAAAGGATATGCATTCTTTTATATCTGCTGGTTCCCTGTTAAGCGCACATTTTGTTCCAGGAAAGCAAGACTTCTTTTTTCGTCTTGTTTATTATGGTCTGCCTAATTCATTCTACAGTGTCAtccaggcttttttattttaatgaagttgCTTGGGCCTGGTcgatatcattaaaaaaaaaactgaacggcattttagaatgactatgGCCTGACTGTGCTTAtatgcattatggcttgaccctgccACTTCACCCTGTGTGGTTAAATTCTGAGGCAAAAAGAGGACATTTTACTAAAGAGGTATTTCAAAGCCTAAATACTGTGAGAATGGCACTGAGATatggattgttctacagcacTAACATTTTGTTAAGAAAGAAAACTGTACTCCTTATAGTCAACCACTAGTCCAAACTCCACtgattgctatatatatattgtaatttgttgtttcaactttatattaatcactctcgttggcatgattttacgcgagagtgtggtcttgttgTGTTGTcagggaaaccggagtacccagagACAACCCACTTGTCCTgattggtgaccacaaaccaaactcacatgcgtccatgccgggaatcaaacccgggtcaCCTagctaaccactgcactaactGGACaaccttaaatatatattaataaacagCCAGCATAATTCAGTGGTAGAGCGTATACTTTGGTTGCAGGTCGGGGTTCAAACCCCAGCCGCATCAAACggaatgaataaaatatggtaccagtagctcccttgGCTTGCACTAGGCATTTAAAGGGTTGTACTgggaaaatggtgtactcagtactgttTCAAACTAGGAATGTTGTATCCAGTATATAAGTGCTATGCAAAAAGAATCAAAACGtttcttcgcaaagagctagggtttCACACCCAGATCTTTTGTATTTCACTCTGTTTCTCAAAGTCTTCAATCGTCTTTTGACTAAATTtagctgtcacttctatctcatgtcacttaaacacaatttaagctGTTATGATGTAAAGGCGAGGTCAAGCCAGCAGCCAGTGGAGACAgacagaccttgataaactcaaataaacaaacatacatattaactgTGTTGACATCATGGAATCTTCTAGAGTAACAAAACCTTACTTTTTCTTGTTGTTTGCCATTTCCTGACACATTGTACACTCCGTCTGACTGTCGACAAGCCACTGTCCATCCTCTATACGTTGATTCGTGATAATTCTAAACATCGCATCGTCATCAACTTCGTGATTATTTCCAAACAACAGATCATCATCGGCTTTCAAAACTTTGCCCTCTTCCACATTCAGTCTCCAGTGATTTGCGCCCACAGAACTACGGGAATTACTGTTGACTATGTGTACAGATATTAGGTACATTGCCATGTATGACATACACGGTAAATCGTAAGTCATTTTGGCTAAAGCACGCCTGAAAAGGCGctaaaattgttatatttctattttgacaGATGgtaccaaattttcaaaatggcggGTTGGATACTTCCGTccatttgtgatattttttgggtgcggggtgatacaggaatccagtggatttcacgtgaaatccactcaaaacgtgaaatccactcagaactcagttattttaattaataatttattttttttatatacatattagaaagtgcctcatgaagggtttatatttcaaattttattgaaattggtcaaaaaataaagaagttagagcaatttttcatttttttccaaaaatagatcggaaatcgaggtgaaatccagattccgataagtgaaatccactcataactcattaattttaataaataattttctgtttttgtatatttattagaaagtgcctcatcaagggtttatatttcaaattttattgaaattggtcaaaaaataaagaagttagaacaatttttcatttttttccaaaaataaatcggaaatcgaggtgaaatccagttttcgagaagtgaaatccactcataactcattaattttaataaataattttctgtttttgcatatttattacaaagtgcctcataaagggtttatatttcaaatttcattgaaattggtcaaaaaatgaagaagttagagcaatttttcgaaaatagatcggaaatcgaggtgaaatccagttttcgagaagtgaaatccactcttaactcagttttattaattagtaatttttattttttgtatacattttggaaagtgcctaataaagggtttatatttcaaattttattgaaatatatcaagaaatgaagaagttagagcatttttttcggaaatcgaagtgaaatccacattttgacaagtgaaatccacttttttcagacgtgaaatccactcataactcattcatttttaacaaattaatttttctgtagaacaaataattgaaagggcttcataatgggtttatatttcaaattttatccaaattgatccaaaaataagaaagttgtacacctattttgaaaaaagatcggaaatcgaagtgaaatccacattttgacaagtgaaatccactttttcagacgtgaaatccactcataactcatttattgttaacaaattatttttttgttgaacaaattattgaaaaggctacataatgggtttatatttcaaattttattcaaattgatccaaaaataagaaagttgaagTTATATTGTGAGGGCGTTTTGTTgtgtatgcatatttttttttttttatgataaacacaATATCCATACACATCCAGGCCATACCACGTGGAGGCGCCCTCAATCATGGCCTTTTTTTACTttcgaattttgaaaatattaaaaaattaataaataatccgaaaattgttttgtattatttgtttatgccagacatttatttatggttatttatacatgtacattggttgATATAcgtaatcataaaaaaataaacaaacaaatacaacagaACAAAGTTACACCAAGTGAAATCATATGTTTAACTTGGTTTACAATAATGAGAGATACTGAAAAGGTATGTTCACAACAGttaaggaaaataattacacaaaataaacaatagcaaaatatgaaaaaatatacacaggTAAACAGAAAGGGGaaacttcaaagacaaatttCTAAGCAAAAAAAGTTTCAACGCACAGAGAAAACGCATCAATAATCTTGTTCGAAAaattgtacaatgcattgaaatgaaggaCATAAGATTTCATAAGGACTATCACAGTGACATGGTGCACTACAAAAACAAAGGACACATTAAATACTTTCACGCCATCAGGAAATATATTACGTAATTTCACAGATTAAAACGAGCTAAAAGCAATTATTGTGATGTTAGTTATAAATATGCTTATTgttgtagtaatagtagtagtagttcgcaaatgtgcttataaaaacacgtagttattaatttattgttgctatatagttgttatttatgttttcaaatgtgcttcattcattcatttaaagatgTAGTAATATCTATTCATGATTGTTAATGTACTTTGaacttattatgaaatatatttttgaaatgaataaatattgcattaactCATATAAAACGTCTCCGTTTTCAATAATaagcatattataaaatatgctaAGTATATATTACACTTACCGATTCAGTGCAGCTGTGTAGTTGTACTCATCCCCGACACAAGCCCACTTTATACACGCAAACTTGAGATGACGTTGGTCCCAAGACTTAAGCTCAAGCTTGCCCATTTGACAACATGTACGATGGCACCACAActtacaattatcacaataaattgaGTCAAGTGCATATGCCTCAAGGCATCCACTACACGGAAAGGTTcccattttatgaacaaatacagcagaaatatacagaaacaattaattatccttttaaatatccaaatataataaaacaaaatacacagaaacaattaattatccgtttaaatatcaaataatacgtATATCCAACACTACATGTTcatagcataaaaaataaaaacatagcaaTGACAATTGCCATTTCTGATACATTTTATACTTACCATATCTTCTCAAATTCTTTTTCGGCATAAAATAATTACTGCCATTGTACttaacttctttaattttacCGCCGAGTATGTTATGTCAACTTTCTCGGACATGTGATGTATCACCTTAACCGCTAAATGCGAAAGTAACGGCACGTGAGAGTCGTGATCCTCGTCTTTGATAGATATAGATCAAAGACAAGAGTAATTATTAAACGATATTATAGAACTAATATATTGGATAGTGGTTACTTACAGTAAACAACACACCAATATATTGCATCTCAACTGATTCAGATATTAGATCTAATGTTATATAAGAGATCTTGACTAAAAcggattaaaaataatttgttaacaataaatgagttatgagtggatttcacgtctgaaaaagtggatttcacttgtcaaaatgtggatttcacttcgatttccgatcttttttcaaaataggtgtacaactttcttatttttggatcaatttggataaaatttgaaatataaacccattatgaagccctttcaattatttgttctacagaaaaattaatttgttaaaaatgaatgagttatgagtggatttcacgtctgaaaaagtggatttcacttgtcaaaatgtggatttcacgtcgatttccgaaaaaaatgctctaacttcttcatttcttgatatatttcaataaaatttgaaatataaaccctttattaggcactttccaaaatgtatacaaaaaataaaaattactaattaataaaactgagttaagagtggatttcacttctcgaaaactggatttcacctcgatttccgatctattttcgaaaaattgctctaacttcttcattttttgaccaatttcaatgaaatttgaaatataaaccctttatgaggcactttgtaataaatatgcaaaaacagaaaattatttattaaaattaatgagttatgagtggatttcacttctcgaaaactggatttcacctcgatttccgatttatttttggaaaaaaaatgaaaaattgttctaacttctttatttttttaccaatttcaataaaatttgaaatataaacccttgatgaggcactttctaataaatatacaaaaacagaaaattatttattaaaattaatgagttatgagtggatttcacttatcggaatctggatttcacctcgatttccgatctatttttggaaaaaaaatgaaaaattgctctaacttctttattttttgaccaatttcaataaaatttgaaatataaacccttcatgaggcactttctaatatgtatataattttttttaaattattaattaaaataactgagttctgagtggatttcacgttttgagtggatttcacgtgaaatccactggattcctgtatcaccccgcaccgatattttttgtttatggaAACTGCGCATGTTCTCATTAAATACCGCAAAGGCAAATCTATTAGCGAAAGGATATTACCGTAAAGGATAAGTACATGATATGTTTTCAGAAAAGGATTTACGACGTTTAGACGActaaaataagatttatatGTTAAAGACGGTTGGTACAGGTGATAAAACACCACTTTGAGTGGAGGGCGCGGCTCGGCCGGGGCCACTAGCATCTTCCACTAGCCACAATGATGCCGCTTTAAGGGAACTTTCtaacatttggacattcattATGCTCCCCTTAACGTACATGTAGACTTGccataaaaaaatatccaaagACTCttaagcggctgtttatatggacaaCATCCTCCACATGCCGGAAAGCCTTTCTCTATCATACGAATTGATACTTATGCCAAGCGTGATATATATCATTGTACTGCAATCAAAGTTATTACTGTTATAACTTTACTCGCCCCTTTTTGTCCAAGGTGACCGCAGCCGTGACCTTTAACATACTAACCTCATCATAAAAAGGGGCAATTTGCATGTCACtaccaacctgcctaccaagtttgatgaccaatCAATCTCTAGTTATCAATCTGACAAGGTTTTGGTGTTTAAGGTCACCGCAACCTTAGAAAAACTGACCTCGAAATCAACACACGTTATTTGCTGGTCATTACCAATTCTAGTTATCATTCGGATAAGCTTGTATAGTGTTGATTAGAGGTTACCACGACCGTGACGTACTGTACTGACCTACAAAACCAATGAAGGATCGTCTGCTAGTCATGCTCGACCTGTTTACCGAGTTATTTCAGTAAACGTCCACTTGTTGTCAATCGGACAAGGTTTAGTCTACCGACCGACGGACAAAATGACCTACTGACCGACCTTCCGACGGACGAACCGACCTACTGACCGCCGGCGACCTTTCGACGGCCGAACCGACCTACTGATCGACCTTCCGACGGACGAACCGACCTACTGACCGACCTTCCGACAGACCGGCATGGGCAAAGGGGagcaaaattatatatatttgaattggaaaaaaCATTTTCTCTACAAAACTATTCACAATTATATACTATTTGACTTAACCTTTTTCTTCTTAGCATAGTTATTATGACATTTAACATTAACTATACACAACATGTAAACAACGGagatttgttttatgatttaatggTTATTCctattattcaattaaaaatgatttattatacaTGAATCATAAAGTAGAACGAGTAATAATTCATGGCGTCCAGGATTAAATACAAAGCAGGCAAATTATGAattgtttcaacattt is from Mya arenaria isolate MELC-2E11 chromosome 9, ASM2691426v1 and encodes:
- the LOC128245393 gene encoding uncharacterized protein LOC128245393, which gives rise to MTYDLPCMSYMAMYLISVHIVNSNSRSSVGANHWRLNVEEGKVLKADDDLLFGNNHEVDDDAMFRIITNQRIEDGQWLVDSQTECTMCQEMANNKKNNDRSMLTAEQESPKNDQNKKATTGKDSVTKGNKKLLTCGKPANFTQYDHLRGITQRGEHPHIPEPEVAIMFRKKGAKASSDVDMTELESRLKKLKKQTPRTPSTYSQIGNFWRIKGNTQLSIECFRKALAISPNSPDVLLYLARILFNLQFLDDAIFLTRRSLAMQPENENSWHQHFTLGEILKAYGHYQEASLHFQQALRLNPGFQRAEAHLRDMEGTPNPSMTQYTLFIILFLIMGVVFGVITSMEANYEETTEGKPQRHFNRAMAMRSMKLGINPRLIRMRKMNGV